The following nucleotide sequence is from Cydia splendana chromosome 11, ilCydSple1.2, whole genome shotgun sequence.
GGAGCTGGCTTGGAAGAAGATCGCCAATAAGATGAAGATGCAAGGTAATTACAGTTTTGGGTAATTTTATGAAATGCTCGTAAATCTGGTGAAAGAACACGGGGAGTTATACGACCCGGCGCACAGACAGTACCAAGACCAACACAGGAGGGAGCTGGCTTGAAAGAAGATCGCTAACAAGATGAAGATGCAAGGTAATTACATTTGTGGGCCATTTTATGAAATGCTCATAAACCTGGTGAAAGAACACGGGGAGTTATACGACCCGGCGCACAGACAGTACCAGGTCCAACACAGGAGGGAGCTGGCTTGGAAGAAGATCGCTAACAAGATGAAGATGCAAGGTAATTACATTTGTGGGCCATTTTATGAAATGCTCATAAACCTGGTGAAAGAACACGGGGAGTTATACGACCCGGCGCACAGACAGTACCGGGATCAACACAGGAGGGAACTGGCTTGGAAGAAGATCGCTAACAAGATGAAGATGCAAGGTAATTAGTGTAATTACAttttagggccaccccacactattATATTActtagcgtcttttgagcgtcggcgtctagtcagcgctatggaaaatggcgtcgctacGCAGGCCCCGtggacaacatgccaatcgctaaggCTACGTAGCAAACGAAACTCAACTGTCACTTTCATACTAATATGgaggagtgatagagagacacaaagcgattcgatggcgaagcgatagcgattgtcaccttggatAGGCGCCGGTCTAGCCAAAGTTGCGTAGAACAgtagccatagagttgactagaagCCGACGCTCGGGAAACGCTAATGCAGCGGTCgacaaccagcggcccgcgggccgcatgcggcccgcgaacctctcagttccggcccgcgagcctccctggctattttgtatgtaatattgacatatgacaatgtctgatagtcataaatattaacaaagtgctgcccgcgtccacttcgttaactgctatgtggcccttggctgctaaaaggttgccgaccgctgcgctAATGTATCACGGGGTGGCTCTTAAGTTGTCCACTAcgcttttttcttttatttctaattaTTTGTGTTGTTTCTACTCAGAATGACGAGCAATTTAGCGTAATAGGCGAAAAAATTGTCCCAGGATTTTTAATTCCATTCTGTTGCTGTGTTTCATAGAATTTGTACGACGGCAACGGAATGGAAGGAACGGATGTATGGAACtattgggacacttttttctcctagagctcgtgattctagggggaaataacttaaaacttcccaattaaaaaaagttaattgtaCAACTTTTAGATAcgtatctgcctctctatcactctttatCATATTCAAGCGATACAGAGGCAGGTAACGAAAACTTGATTTTCGATTTTGCGGTCAGAGTCAAACGGTGAGCGGAGAGAGAAAATTCAAACCCATTTACAGATTGTACAATCTGTACCGTCGCCCAcagttaactgtacatcggtagaccgtatgccttttgtaataaggtccaccgatgtacagttaggagtgttgctgtttgtataaaCGTATATTGAGTGCAATTGGGGAATTCTCAGTAAATACATTTCTTATTTTCAGCTCATGAATGCAAAGAAAGGTGGAAAAAACTGCGTGAAAATTACAGAAAAGCAATTAAACTGCGTCAAACACAGAAAGCCAAAGGCATCAAAAAACTTAAACGCATCAAACACGGACACATAATGACGTTCATAGCTGACCAAAAAGAAATAGAATATGAAGAAGTCGACACTCACAGTGCCGGGCATTCTAGGAAAACAGAAATATATGCTGTAGAACCTAATCCAATAGACCCGCTAGTGCTAGAAAGGAACTACGAAACAGTTCCTAGAACTGACACAGTGGTAACTTTCTTCACTAATTTAGGAGAGACAGTCAAAACCTTTCCAAAAGACGTCCAAATACGTGTGAAAAGGGATATATTTAGAATTATCAACGAAGCAGAGGAAGAAGTGGTGATGAACAAATTCCAGTGGTGATGAACATGCAGTGATTAGAATGAAGTAAATTGTCTATCTCGgaaacaatggcatttttttatttaagttaaaGCAGCAATCCTTCAGTCTGCCACCTGCCTGGTGAAACTACGAAGctgattttttagggttccgtacccaaagagtaaaaacgggaccctattactaagactccgctgtccgtccgtccgtccgtctgtcaccaggctgcatctcatgaaccgtgatagctaggcagttgaaattttcacagatgatgtatttctgttgccgctataacaccaaatactaaaaagtacggaaccctcggtgggcgaatccgactcgcacttgtccggttttttgttaaatttaatttCATAGCTTAAACGTTTACGTATTGAACAATGTCAGACTAAATTTCCATCGAAAGGATAATTGTCCTAAATGATAGTaacttttaaatacatattagaTTAGACTATCGTGAATTAATTTTGTTTACCTTTATTACCGGGGTTTCCTCTAAGGCTGCACTAGCTTGTTCGCGTATGACTCCCAGCATCATGTCAAAACCAAATGTCATATAATGATTTAACCTCTTGTCTGTGTACAGTAAGGATGCTGACCGATGTTAAGTCATCATGTAGCATTTTTTTCTAGAACGTTATTTTGCTCTATTTCTTCTTCGtcttcgcgttatcccggcattttgtcacggcacatgggagcctagggtccgcttgacaactaatgcaatgatttgacgtaagcactagtttttacgaaagagactgccatctgaccttccggcccagaggggaaactaggccttattgggattagtccggtttcctcacgatgttttccttcatcaaaaagcaactggtaaatattaaaatgatatttcgtacataagttccgaaaaactcattggcactacgagccggggtttgaacccgcgacctccggattgaaagtcgcacgctcttacccgCTAGACCACCAGCGCTTATATTTGATTTTTAGACCACCACATACATTTAATTACATATGAAAGTTGAATAATATGTATGACTGTGTGCAATACGTGAAAATTTTAAATGTTAActttaaaagaaattaaaataatcctATTGACATTTGACAGAAGCTTCCTCGACATATTTTTCTCGATTTGTTTTGTCGAAAGCTAAATGTCTTTGGTATGCAAATCAGGGCCTTGGCGGATTATTCATGATCCGAGTTTTACTAAAAcgtaaattgttttttgtttccGAATTTCAAATTCATAAAATCAAAAGGGTTTTCAACTGTCTTTCGCCTTTCAGCTGTGTCAGGATAAATTGTATGCCTTTTAGGATTTCTACAAAATGGAAtaattcttttttagggttccgtacccaaagggtaaaaacgggaccttattacctactaagactccattgtccgtctgtccatctgtccgtctgtctctcaccaggctgtatctcgtgaaccgtgatagttgaaattttcacagatgatgtatttctgttgccgctataacaaaaaatactaaaaagtgcggaaccctcggtgggcgactccgactcgcacttgtcttgTTATTGTTAGTCGTACCCGAATTGGAGaggtttacaaatatattttataataaaacatacctactttttatttcgaataaataggtacctaaatatttacTCTTAAAATCTTTTGAGTTTCGAGTAATTTATGACGTCATCTAAGAAGAACTTTCTTAAACGACAAAACATTTCTGTGATGAATCTCCACTAGCGTAGCGTTTTTTAACCTATAACGTCACTGTCCTATCCCAATTTCGTCGTAATTTTAAAGCAAAAAGAACACGATGAAAAAATCTTGTATAGTGGCTATAGGTTAAACTTCCACACCAACACAAATTTCCACACCAAGAAACGTAACAACTCGTAGCCACAATACAAACAGGACGACAAGAAGACACGCAGCACCATTTGTTATAAGTTAAGAGGAtcccatcgcccacactgttaatgttaactgtacatcggtggaccttatccctattgtaataaggtccacagaTGTACAGGTGTGTGTTGCTGTTTATACTACCCACTGGATACACACAAAAGTATACAATTTGCGTCTGAACAAACGGAGCTGTCTAAGCCGGGCCACGTCATTTTTCAAGCCGTCACGAGTCATTTATTTCCACGAAATGATCGGGGGAATGAAATGAATTTTGAATCTTAAACGGGGTAAAGGGCACCGGAAGTCATTTGAGAGGGTTACAGCGAAAATTCATTTTAACCCGTTTGATATTTTGACAAAAGGTGTTGCATATAAGATTGGAGCTTTGTGGTTTAAATGGAAGGAGGCCATTTGGAACTTACATTCTAATATCAAAACGAtgttattttgttatcattcgcgtGCATTTCGTTCGTACTTGTATTGGCGAAtcataacaaaatgacatcattttgacatcaaaatgaaaATTCAAATTGGGCTCAcggtaaatagttatttacgatacaagtgcggaaaagaggaaattcgaaacgagtggcgataaattaaaacacgaccgaagggcgtgttttaaatcgacacgagttgcgaattacctattcgcacgtgtatcgtacaacgttttacagtacatatggccctttaaactttggcatacgcacgaaaagtgctattttacgcactagtgcggaaaaataggaccatatgtactgtaaaatatgttatattatttaaaacgaTTTACTGAAATAatatgaaacttggcatgaacattAAAGTAACCTTTATGTATACATGTATTTTGGTATAAGATTTtgttattacctacttaattaattgtaagtaattatagtaccatcacgctccgcgattgttgagccatttagggtcctaggttggaagtattgaacaaccaatttttttcaatactgccgctatggaatgtccaatttaacataacaatcacggagcttgactgtacatactcGTAGAAAATACAGCGAGTACAAGCTTGTATGTGTAATAACTTCTAATACTTGCTGTATTTTCTTTGTATTACTTAAAATTTCTAGCATCGTGACTTAATAGGCACTTTAGTTGCTGTATTTTCTTAGtattagcaaaaagaatagatagtatagaggggtcctgtcattgtaaattttgtagtcactgtaaatttactgccatctatcgacacacgactaaaactcaaaatgaaaacgtataaagttatcaaaaaatgtatatatatggataaaatgattttattatttttatatcattttgatccatgttcattcactgatatctatgtgttaaaattgttaaatatgaaacggtgtcgtcacgccatctagccgagggtaggctaaaggtgtgtgcgccatctattcgagaatgacttttacttgaattctgaggcacgttttttccttagactttattcgtcttatacgaagttacatatgtctttggtattagGTATAATATCTAGCTTCTGTGACTTAATAGGTCCTGGCATGTTGGGATCCTTTGAGACGCGATCCCTACCACGATCAAAGGgtatataaatttaattaatgaaaACAATAACCAACCCTCCCAATTGGGGTACGTAGCCATCAAATTTGTTTTCAGAACTCTGGTGATCCGGTGTTGCGTCCTGTTTGTTTTTACAATTCTCAGAATTAGAAAATTGGTCCTTTTCCCGGAAATTGTGAATTTTGTTTTGTGGAGCCCGTTATAACGAACACCCTGTTTGCTAATTACTGAGAGCTGGTctgatgaataaataataatcaaaaaCAATCGCATTGAATCAGTGGAAATTTCCAAATAAAGTTAGCTATTTTCACAGCTTAGTGTTATTGGATTAATTCGTGTTTCGTGTTGTAATCATTTTGTTACgtgttttagtttttagggttccgtacataaagagtaaaaacgggacgcTATTACTAaaaactccactgtccgtctgtctgttccgtctgtcagttgaaattttcacaaatgatgtatttctgttgccgctataacaacaaatactaaaaagtacggaaccttcggtgggcgagtccgactcgcacttgtttttcTTTATTATATGACTTTCTTTAGTCGTGGCAGAGACAGACCgcgaaagagatggcgggacgacttgaatgcattccagcgggattggcgggatcttgcaCAGCACAGGGAAgattggaaagggagagggggaggcctttgcccagcagtgggacacacacatagacaaaaaaaaatataacgtaTATTTAGTTCATAATTTATtagtagtgtgactacttaaaCCAGTAAAGTAATTTCAGTGTAAGTATAAGCAAAGAACTTCGTAACGTTATCGTTCGtcgtgtaacttcgtataagatgaataaagtctaaggaaaaaacgtgcctcggaaatcaagaaaaagtcgttctcggatagatggcgcacacacctttagcctatgctcggctagatggcgtgacgacaccgtttcatatttaacaattttaacacatagatgaatgaacatggatcaaaatgatataaaaataataaaatcatttatccatatacatatatacatatttttgataattttatacgttttcattttgagttttagtcgtgtgtcgatagatggcagtaaatttactgtgactacaaaatttactatgacaggacccctctatactatctctTTGGTATAAGTAACCAATCTTAACTGattcccaaaaaaataaatttgcaaCAAGCCTCTCCTAACGTATTCATTGGAAATGTCACTTGTGATTTGATACATTTGTGTGTCTAAATCATTTAACCGCGTACCTGAAGACGGCGATAAGGACGATGTATGTGCGTCTCGACGTAAGTaccaaaaataaatgttttgcgTTCTTTACCGACCAATCAACGAGGTCTACCGGTTTAAAGCACGAAGATACATTTTTTTGGTCCCTCTGTTCTATCCTAGTTGAGTTCTGTTGTGTTCTTAAGAGGCTGAATTACCTTGCAAAGAATCAAAGTACATAGCgtaatattattttgataacTACCTGCTTTGATCCCGGTACATTAAATTTGgcactttattttttatcagaACCAGTTATTCTTCCTATTTCATACTAGGAGCAAAAGTTTATTTAGTCTCTGTTATATGAGGCGAACATTAACTCAAGTTGGATAACATAACCCACTCTGTTACGCCACGCtgttttgtcgcctaaatagagattcgttttaagtttataaaatgcatCAATGGTCAGGTGAACCGTGGTCGGCCTTGTGTGTAGACTTCTTTTTAAGTGGAATAGGTATGAAATAGAATAAGTTTGTGAGTGTTAAAAGCTTTGTCTTAGTTTTACCCGTGTCTTATATTTACCCCATCTGACCCTATATGTGTGTTAATCTGTAAAGTATTTGTAATATgaccttgttgcctgatttcaattttaaattaaaagtataatataaaaaaaatagcctAATATATACGTCCctctgctgggcacaggcctcctctcaagcacgagagggtttgggctatagtccccacgctggcccaatgtgGGTTGggtaaaatgaaataataaataaacaattgtaTTAATTGCTTCATTGAATGGAGTACCGGCCTAGGCCGCGTTTGTATCGGCAATCATGCCGATTTACTTCTCCGGTTTATCTCGTCCTATTCGTCTTCATTACGTTGGCATATTATTAGGGTCCAGGGTAGTTGCCGCTCAGAACAATTTACCACTAGGTAAGTttgtgtatatatgtatgtatgtatgaggTCTTTATTGTACAGaacacaaacacacaaataTGGCACAGGACAGGCAGTACTGTAAAGGCGAAccctttaagggatttcttccagGTAATCTTTGAATAGGTGAGAATTGATGAAGAGCAATAGAAAAATGCACTGATTACAAtagtcaataaaattataaaagagtgcgaaaataaattaaataaaaaaggtggggtaagacgaaccatagtttattttgctcggggcaagacaaacagtatgaggattccatacaagtgtttGTCTTGCTCCGGTGATAGTCAAAGCCAAAATATCACTCAGTTTTCTATATGACCTTAACACGACCCTAACATCTGTAATAAAACAAGCTCATGGCAAATAACAAAATAATCATATTAAATACGGCTAACAGAGTACCTCTTAACATTCATTTTATCTGAAAGCTACATAAAGACCACTTTTCATTTACCCTCCCTCCAATTTGGGCATCGAGTAACGCTCTTAAAAGGTGAGGCCGAGATAAGAGAGCGTTACATAAATGAAAGCCTACTCGTTGAATTGTAAGTTGGCTTCTCACCAGTGGATCTTGAGGGGTGCACATTTTAAgaagtatcgatatcgataaaagatacgcttttatttatttagaaattgaaATCAGGCAACAAAGCCCATATTACatataccttacagactaacatacatatggtggtggtactagtgctcgacatgctaatgcccaatatatgacaccctgctgtcacctctattgacaatgactttcaagatgacatgtattgGGACCGCGTcaagcaccagtaccaccaccttatgtattttataaacttaaaactaaacactatttaggcgacaaaacggcgcGGAGTGGCTCCTGCTCTTGTGGTTGCTTTGTCTGTTTACCAGTTTTTTCATGATATAGGAAACAAATGAGCAGCCGAATCGCCCGATGGTAAACACAATTATCGTCACCCATGGACAATTGGAGACCTGCAACACCAGCGGGGTGCAAGTGCGtcgccggcctttaagatgggagatacgctcttttcttgaaggctTGAAGATAGACTGATGTCGTTATAAATGCCAAGAATCTTTACAAGACTCCGGAAGACATTCTATGTAATACATTTAATGTATGCAAATTCGGAGGGCTTCATAAAGCAAAGACCACATGTGGTCGTGATAATCATTTTTTTTCTGTGGGATAACTATTTTGTTTGTACGAAActatacaatataatataagCGTTCTCTCTCAAAACTCAGAGGAGTTCGTACTTCGTAGGTATGCCTATGCGGCTTTCCGCATTCAAATGGAAttgtttgacatgatgccaacggccgctttctatcatcgcaccgctcgccgtcggcagggttcgtcctcacaccctagaacctaaatggtcgcgtactgtgtgatttaagaggaatttcctcccacggacgctccggctgtggaatgagctcccttccgagggtctacagtatggggttcttcaaaaaaggagtgtacaggtttttaaaaggtcggcaacgcgcatgtaccaCCTCTGCAGCAGCATGTCTGTGTTGCAGGCGTCCACAGGCTACGGCGACTGCTTACCATAAGGCGAGCCGTATGCTTGtatgccaccgatgtggtatataTAAAAAAGGCAATGAATGAAAGTCAGCAAAACTTTTATAATCACGCGTCCAAGAACTTCAAGACACTGAATCCGTTCATCAAATCCCAAAGCATCGATAACTTTTCCCATCCCCTTTGTATTACGTAACTACCAAATGGGGCCCTCAGGCAGTCTATCAATCATCCCTAAGATGTTGTTATTGGCCATTCACGCTTGGCACTGGGTTCGAACCCGGGTTGACGAGTTCTCTAACAGCGTTTTGATTACAATTCCATTtcaattaaaatttgagaaatgTTTCCTTTATCCACTAAAAGCGGGGATTGTTTTTGGTAGCTTTGTTATACGTTCACAATCATCTCTTCAGTATTTACCAGTATACCTACTCTGCAAATATTCGTAATATTATTTTCGATTGAAAGCGCTGCTTTGCCGTAAAAGTGTGCAACTTTCATTCTGGATGTTGCGGGCtcaaaccccagctcgtaccaatgagtttttcggaactatgtacctacctacctacgatatatcatttgatatttaccggtCGCTTTGCGGTGAAGTAAAATGTCGTGAgtaaaccggactaatcccaataaggaatagtttcccctctgggttggaaggttagatgtggtcagatggcagtcgctttcgtaataaTTTTACTACTAGTGCCTACACCAATTCTTTGGATTAGtttccaagcggaccccaggctatGAGCCGGAGCAAAACGCGCAACGCACGCCGATGGCCAAGGGGAGAAGAAGGGCCATACATTTGGTTACAAATTTTCCTCGCTCCCTCCTCCTTTCCGCCCTAAAAATACTTCAaattttctcttaaactatTCACGACTTGTGCCGTTATAATAAGTaggttctattttttttttaataacaaaaaccTA
It contains:
- the LOC134795120 gene encoding uncharacterized protein LOC134795120 — encoded protein: MDEEMLINLVKEHGELYDPAHRQYQDQHRRELAWKKIANKMKMQGNYSFGQYQVQHRRELAWKKIANKMKMQGNYICGPFYEMLINLVKEHGELYDPAHRQYRDQHRRELAWKKIANKMKMQAHECKERWKKLRENYRKAIKLRQTQKAKGIKKLKRIKHGHIMTFIADQKEIEYEEVDTHSAGHSRKTEIYAVEPNPIDPLVLERNYETVPRTDTVVTFFTNLGETVKTFPKDVQIRVKRDIFRIINEAEEEVVMNKFQW